Genomic window (Candidatus Poribacteria bacterium):
ACATCGTTTCCAAGAAAATCTTTGCAGGGCGAATCAAGGCAGAACGACGTAGCACGCAACGCGGGGTCAGTGTCGAGTTTGCCGATTACCGTAACTACACCGCCGGGGACGACTTCCGCTATATCGACTGGAACGCCTTTGCCCGTTTGGACGAACTTCTGCTGAAACTTTATGAGGAGCGGGAAGACCTGCACATCTACTTTCTTGTTGATGCCAGCCAGTCGATGACCTACGGCGAACCACAGAAATTGCTCTACGCCAAGCGTGTGGCTGCGGCACTTGCCTATATCAGCCTGTCCAACTTAGACCGTATCAGCATCACCGCTTTCACGGATCGAGATTTGAATCGGCTGCCGCCTGAGCGTGGAAAAGGAAAAATCTTCACGGTGCTTGATTTTCTGGATCGGATTGATGGTGCCGGCGAGACCCATCTGCAAAACGCTTTCCGCAATTTTGTGCATACAACGAAAAGACGCGGATTGATTGTGCTGATTTCCGATCTCTTTGATCCACGCGGATTCACAGACGGCCTCAACGTGTTGCAGTTCCAGAAACATGACCTATTTGTGGTGCACATTATTGACGAAAAAGAATCCAATCCCAATTTGCGAGGCGATTACCATCTCGTTGATGTAGAGACGGATCAGCTCCGTCCAGTAACCATCAATGAAAATCACCTCAAACGCTACAAGGCGTTGTTCCAGCAGTATTGCGATGATCTCAGGCGATACTGCTTTCAGCGCGAAATCGGTTTCATTCGGACAAGCACCCAACTGCCATTCG
Coding sequences:
- a CDS encoding DUF58 domain-containing protein; translation: MNNTQSAFDGEFLKKLEYLYIVSKKIFAGRIKAERRSTQRGVSVEFADYRNYTAGDDFRYIDWNAFARLDELLLKLYEEREDLHIYFLVDASQSMTYGEPQKLLYAKRVAAALAYISLSNLDRISITAFTDRDLNRLPPERGKGKIFTVLDFLDRIDGAGETHLQNAFRNFVHTTKRRGLIVLISDLFDPRGFTDGLNVLQFQKHDLFVVHIIDEKESNPNLRGDYHLVDVETDQLRPVTINENHLKRYKALFQQYCDDLRRYCFQREIGFIRTSTQLPFDELILRIFRMGGFVS